The following DNA comes from Halobacillus litoralis.
TAACCTTTGATCGGCTGTCCTATTCCGAATTCTCTCAATATCTCTGCTTCTTCTGCAAGCAATGTATAACGTCCACACATTTATTACCCCTCCTTAATCTTTACTATATTATCCATTCCCTCTATATTCTGCTTTACCCTGCAAAAAGCCTATAAACCTGGACTCGCTTCTGAATAATAAGGCTTTATAAAGAGAAATAACGCTTCCGTCACTCTTTTTCTTCAAATAAAAAACACAGTTTCAACTGTGCTTTGAAAACGTACCTAATCAATGATGTATTAGTCAGAAACCGAAACGACGGTGAATTTTATTTTCATACTGACGATAGGCTCCTGACTCACTTATTTTTCTCTTTTCCATCATCATATCGTATCTCAGCTTCTTTTCTTTGAGTTCTTTTTTGTAGTACATCGATAAATGTGGATCTTTCACCTCGTGAAGGAGTTCTTCCAATTCTAGGATTTCTTTTTTAACCACCATTTCTTCTGGTAGCATATTAGCGTTCTTTAAGATCCGGTAACTGTTCCGAAGTTCTTGAGGAAGATAGGCAAACTCATCTTTAGGCAGGGGACCCCCTTTTCCAGGTAAGTCATCGAACTCTCCCCGTTGTATTGACTTTTTGATTTTTTCCTCGATTAGATGGCCGTACTCCATAAATACCGCTCCTTATTTATGTTTATTTTCATACACCACCGGCAATAAACCCATCTTTATAAAAGCTTTAATAATGCTTGCTTCAGGCTTTCGGATAGAGGATCTACAGAGGTTATCTCTTTGATTTTCCGTTTATTATTGCGATCGTGATAGCGCACCTCGTTGACATCTTCAACAGTCACTCCGTCCGGATGTTGTTCAATTAATGTCATATAGGCACCAGGGGGTACATTTCCTTCTCTCAAAACGCGTAAATAAAATCCAGTGTAGCCCTTTTCTGTCACTCTTGCCGGAAAGTCGTCGATTCCA
Coding sequences within:
- a CDS encoding DUF1992 domain-containing protein; the encoded protein is MEYGHLIEEKIKKSIQRGEFDDLPGKGGPLPKDEFAYLPQELRNSYRILKNANMLPEEMVVKKEILELEELLHEVKDPHLSMYYKKELKEKKLRYDMMMEKRKISESGAYRQYENKIHRRFGF